A single genomic interval of Microbacterium sp. LWO14-1.2 harbors:
- the acs gene encoding acetate--CoA ligase: protein MTVDEARLVEQRTYPPSARVAAAANVTAEAYAEAETDPLAFWERAARRLEWVRAWDAPLDWQPPTAEAGPSARWFTGGRLNVAYNCVDRHVDAGRGDKVALHFEGEPGDRTAVTYADLQRRVARAANALISLGIQAGDRVVIYLPVLVETIVITLACARIGAVHSLVFGGFSAEAVRFRLADTGAKLLVTSDGQFRRGTATEVKSTADTAATDLPDLEHVLVLRRTGQDVPWTDGRDVWWHDVVDTASSDHAAEAFDSEHPLFIIYTSGTTGKPKGLVHTSGGYLTHASWAHWAHFDAKPDDVHWCTADLAWVTAHTYEIYGPLSNGLTQVIYEGTPDTPDRERHLEIIERYGVTVYYTAPTLIRTFMTWFGADLPQGHDLSTLRLLGTVGEAINPEAWVWFRRNFGRDELPVVDTWWQSETGAAMIAPLPGATTLKPGSASVPLPGIDATVVDELGIEIEPGRSGTLVVRRPWPGMARTVWGDPARYRSAYWAAYAGHGEWGGFYVAGDGATRDAEGYIWILGRLDDVVNVSGHRLSTIEIESALVAHDTVGEAGTAGVSDPVTGQAVVAFVTPSGRSEVSPVELRGEVARAIGPVAKPKHVVVVSDLPKTRSGKIMRRLLAQLWEAEQDRRAGRAAPPLGDTTSLQNPWAVDDIAAVLANAELRTA from the coding sequence ATGACCGTGGACGAGGCGCGACTGGTCGAGCAGCGGACCTACCCGCCGTCGGCCCGCGTCGCCGCCGCCGCGAACGTGACGGCTGAGGCCTATGCCGAGGCGGAGACCGATCCGCTCGCGTTCTGGGAACGGGCTGCGCGCCGCCTGGAGTGGGTCCGCGCCTGGGACGCGCCTCTCGACTGGCAGCCGCCCACGGCGGAAGCGGGACCCTCCGCGCGGTGGTTCACGGGTGGACGACTCAACGTCGCCTACAACTGCGTCGACCGGCACGTCGACGCAGGACGGGGCGACAAGGTCGCTCTGCACTTCGAGGGCGAGCCGGGTGACCGCACCGCGGTGACCTACGCCGACCTCCAGCGCCGGGTGGCGCGGGCCGCCAACGCGCTCATCTCCCTCGGCATCCAGGCCGGTGACCGCGTGGTCATCTACCTGCCCGTCCTCGTCGAGACCATCGTCATCACCCTCGCGTGCGCTCGCATCGGCGCCGTGCACTCCCTCGTCTTCGGAGGGTTCTCCGCCGAGGCCGTGCGGTTCCGCCTCGCCGACACAGGGGCCAAGCTCCTCGTCACGAGCGACGGGCAGTTCCGACGCGGCACGGCGACGGAGGTCAAGTCCACCGCGGACACCGCGGCCACCGACCTCCCCGACCTCGAGCACGTCCTCGTCCTGCGGCGAACCGGACAGGACGTGCCGTGGACCGACGGCCGCGACGTGTGGTGGCACGACGTGGTCGACACCGCGTCGAGCGATCATGCAGCCGAGGCGTTCGACTCCGAGCATCCGCTCTTCATCATCTACACCTCGGGCACGACCGGTAAGCCGAAAGGCCTCGTGCACACGTCGGGCGGCTACCTGACCCACGCGAGCTGGGCGCACTGGGCGCACTTCGACGCCAAGCCGGACGACGTGCACTGGTGCACGGCCGATCTCGCATGGGTGACGGCCCACACGTACGAGATCTACGGACCGCTGTCCAACGGACTCACCCAGGTCATCTACGAGGGCACTCCGGACACCCCGGATCGTGAGCGCCATCTCGAGATCATCGAGCGCTACGGCGTCACCGTCTACTACACGGCTCCCACGCTCATCCGGACCTTCATGACCTGGTTCGGCGCCGACCTCCCGCAGGGGCACGACCTCTCGACCCTGCGACTGCTCGGCACGGTGGGCGAGGCGATCAACCCCGAGGCCTGGGTCTGGTTCCGTCGCAACTTCGGACGCGACGAGCTGCCGGTGGTCGACACCTGGTGGCAGTCGGAGACGGGAGCGGCCATGATCGCTCCGCTTCCCGGTGCGACCACTCTCAAGCCCGGCTCGGCGTCCGTTCCGCTTCCTGGCATCGACGCGACCGTCGTCGACGAGCTCGGCATCGAGATCGAACCCGGCCGCTCGGGCACCCTGGTGGTGCGCCGCCCCTGGCCCGGTATGGCCAGGACCGTGTGGGGCGACCCCGCGCGGTACCGGTCCGCCTATTGGGCGGCGTATGCCGGGCACGGCGAATGGGGCGGGTTCTACGTCGCCGGCGACGGGGCCACGCGTGACGCCGAAGGCTACATCTGGATCCTCGGACGCCTCGACGACGTCGTGAACGTCTCGGGACACCGCCTCTCCACGATCGAGATCGAGTCGGCCCTCGTCGCCCACGACACCGTGGGGGAGGCGGGCACCGCCGGCGTCTCCGACCCCGTGACCGGACAGGCCGTCGTCGCCTTCGTGACTCCGTCCGGCCGGTCCGAGGTCTCGCCGGTCGAGCTCCGCGGCGAGGTGGCGCGCGCCATCGGACCGGTCGCCAAGCCCAAGCACGTGGTCGTGGTGTCCGACCTGCCCAAGACCCGCTCCGGCAAGATCATGCGCCGCCTCCTCGCACAGCTCTGGGAGGCCGAGCAGGACCGACGAGCGGGCCGCGCGGCGCCGCCGCTCGGCGACACCACTTCTCTGCAGAACCCCTGGGCCGTCGACGACATCGCCGCCGTGCTCGCGAACGCCGAACTGAGGACAGCATGA
- a CDS encoding O-acetylhomoserine aminocarboxypropyltransferase/cysteine synthase family protein — MTEEHRFGFRTRALHAGGTPDASTGARAVPIYQTTSFVFDDAADAGNLFALQKYGNIYSRIGNPTVAALEERLASLEGGIGAVATASGMSAEFITFAALVGAGDHVVAAAQLYGGTVTQLDVTLRRFGVDTTFVASTDPADYAAAIRPETKVVYVEMIGNPSGEIADIEGLAEVAHAAGVPLVVDATLATPYLARPLEHGADIVIHSVTKFLGGHGTTLGGIVIEKGTFDWGNGRFPQMTEPVASYGGIKWWDNFGEYGFLTKLRTEQLRDIGPALSPQAAFNLLQGIETLPQRTDAHLANARVVAEWLAADPRVAYVTWAGLEEHPHHERAAKYLPLGPGSVFAFGVKADDGRVAGERLIENLQLASHLANIGDARTLVIHPASTTHRQLTDGQLVGAGVRSDLIRISVGLEDADDIIWDLDQALTIATGENR, encoded by the coding sequence ATGACGGAAGAACACCGCTTCGGATTCCGCACCAGAGCGCTCCACGCCGGAGGCACGCCCGACGCGTCGACCGGTGCGCGCGCCGTGCCGATCTACCAGACCACGTCGTTCGTGTTCGACGACGCGGCCGACGCGGGCAATCTCTTCGCCCTGCAGAAGTACGGGAACATCTACTCGCGCATCGGCAACCCCACGGTCGCCGCGCTGGAGGAACGACTCGCCTCGCTCGAGGGCGGGATCGGCGCCGTCGCGACGGCATCCGGCATGAGCGCCGAGTTCATCACGTTCGCCGCGCTCGTCGGCGCGGGTGATCACGTCGTCGCGGCGGCCCAGCTGTACGGCGGCACGGTGACGCAGCTCGACGTGACCCTGCGCCGCTTCGGCGTCGACACGACGTTCGTCGCCTCAACCGATCCCGCGGACTATGCGGCCGCCATCCGCCCGGAGACCAAGGTCGTGTACGTCGAGATGATCGGCAACCCCTCCGGCGAGATCGCCGACATCGAGGGGCTCGCCGAGGTCGCCCATGCGGCGGGCGTGCCGCTCGTCGTCGACGCGACCCTGGCCACGCCGTACCTCGCGCGTCCGCTCGAGCACGGCGCCGACATCGTCATCCACTCGGTCACGAAGTTCCTGGGCGGGCATGGCACGACCCTCGGCGGCATCGTGATCGAGAAGGGCACGTTCGACTGGGGGAACGGCCGCTTCCCGCAGATGACCGAGCCTGTCGCCTCGTACGGCGGCATCAAGTGGTGGGACAACTTCGGGGAGTACGGGTTCCTGACGAAGCTGCGCACCGAGCAGCTCCGCGACATCGGCCCGGCGTTGAGCCCCCAGGCCGCGTTCAATCTGCTGCAGGGCATCGAGACCCTGCCGCAGCGCACCGACGCCCATCTCGCGAACGCGAGGGTCGTCGCGGAATGGCTCGCCGCCGACCCGCGGGTCGCCTACGTGACCTGGGCGGGGCTCGAGGAGCATCCGCATCACGAGCGGGCCGCGAAGTACCTGCCGCTCGGCCCTGGGTCGGTCTTCGCCTTCGGCGTCAAGGCCGACGACGGCCGCGTCGCGGGGGAGAGGCTCATCGAGAACCTGCAGCTCGCCTCGCACCTCGCGAACATCGGAGACGCGAGGACCCTCGTGATCCACCCCGCATCGACGACGCACCGACAGCTGACCGACGGGCAGCTGGTCGGGGCGGGCGTGCGCTCGGACCTCATCCGCATCTCGGTCGGCCTCGAAGACGCCGACGACATCATCTGGGACCTGGACCAGGCCCTCACCATCGCGACGGGGGAGAACCGATGA
- a CDS encoding CoA-binding protein, with product MSDTTPAGDSCAVPAPQDAAACALPGAAPEVAGRTWIGPGQQERFAILRRTKSIAIVGASNNPARASYFVATYLLSSTPYDVYLVNPREKEILGQPVYASLADLPVVPDLVDVFRRHEDLPGVAQEAIDVGAKALWLQLGSWNEDAAALAQSAGLSVVMDRCVKIEHARFHGGLHLAGFDTGVISSRRQLLSR from the coding sequence ATGAGCGACACGACGCCGGCGGGCGACAGCTGCGCCGTTCCCGCCCCGCAGGACGCGGCGGCCTGCGCGCTGCCCGGCGCCGCGCCGGAGGTCGCGGGGCGCACCTGGATCGGCCCCGGACAGCAGGAGCGGTTCGCGATCCTCCGCCGCACGAAGTCCATCGCGATCGTCGGCGCGTCGAACAACCCCGCCCGTGCGTCATACTTCGTCGCCACCTACCTCCTCTCGAGCACGCCGTACGACGTCTACCTGGTCAATCCGAGGGAGAAGGAGATCCTCGGGCAGCCGGTGTACGCGTCTCTCGCCGACCTGCCCGTCGTGCCCGACCTCGTCGACGTCTTCCGCCGTCACGAAGACCTTCCCGGCGTCGCCCAGGAGGCGATCGACGTCGGCGCGAAGGCGCTGTGGCTGCAGCTGGGATCGTGGAATGAGGATGCCGCGGCGCTGGCGCAGAGCGCAGGTCTCTCCGTCGTGATGGACCGCTGCGTCAAGATCGAGCACGCGCGGTTCCACGGCGGGCTCCATCTCGCCGGCTTCGACACCGGGGTCATCAGCTCGCGACGGCAGCTGCTGTCGCGCTGA
- the coaE gene encoding dephospho-CoA kinase yields MPLIALTGGIASGKSTIARRLAEHGATIVDADQIVRDVQAPGSPVLREIAEVFGGEVISPDGSLDRAALGARVFADADLLARLNAIVHPAVRAESQRRFDAASAREPDGVVVYDVPLLVEARVDDPWDVIVVAHAPADVRLERLIELRGMERGAAQDRIDAQVSDERRLAIADEVIDTSGTLEETVAQTDELWQRIRAR; encoded by the coding sequence ATGCCTCTCATCGCGCTGACCGGCGGCATCGCCTCGGGCAAGTCGACCATCGCCCGCAGGCTCGCGGAGCACGGCGCGACGATCGTCGACGCGGATCAGATCGTCCGGGACGTGCAGGCGCCGGGGAGCCCGGTGCTGAGGGAGATCGCCGAGGTCTTCGGAGGCGAGGTCATCAGTCCTGACGGCTCGCTCGACCGAGCGGCGCTCGGTGCCCGGGTCTTCGCGGATGCCGACCTGCTCGCGCGGCTCAACGCCATCGTGCACCCCGCCGTGCGCGCTGAGTCCCAACGGCGGTTCGACGCGGCATCCGCCCGGGAGCCCGACGGGGTCGTCGTCTACGACGTGCCGCTCCTCGTCGAGGCCAGGGTCGACGACCCCTGGGACGTGATCGTCGTCGCCCACGCCCCCGCGGACGTCCGTCTCGAGCGGCTCATCGAACTCCGAGGCATGGAGCGCGGAGCAGCACAGGACCGCATCGACGCCCAGGTGTCGGACGAGCGGCGGCTGGCGATCGCTGACGAGGTTATCGACACCTCCGGCACGCTCGAGGAGACCGTCGCGCAGACGGATGAGCTCTGGCAGCGGATCCGCGCGCGGTGA
- a CDS encoding MFS transporter, with the protein MTFTGHAPGSSSYRRLIVGLFFAGIATFAQLYSPQAVLPQVAADLEVSPATAALTVSAATLGLAAAVIPWSLVADRVGRVQAMAIGVIAATVFGLLAPLSSALEMLLLLRLLEGIALGAIPAVALAFLSEEVTARSAAAAAGSYIAGTTVGGLVGRVLSGIVGEPAGWRAGLWTVAAVCVLAAVLFLWLTPRAQGFVPGRLRAGGDVTGVLARLVTPLRSGAQLALYAQGFLLMGAFVAVYNYLGFHLAAPPFALPAWLVTLLFLAYLAGTVSSPWAGALASRIGRYPVLLGATALMTAGALTMLAGVAWVVLIGLLLFTAGFFAAHAVASGWAPVAAGPATRAQASSLYYFGYYAGSSLFGWALGIVFGSADWTWFVVAVVALCAVAAGLASAALRGTPGARPFADPA; encoded by the coding sequence GTGACCTTCACCGGCCACGCACCAGGCTCGTCCTCGTATCGCCGGCTGATCGTCGGGTTGTTCTTCGCGGGGATCGCGACCTTCGCCCAGCTGTATTCTCCGCAGGCCGTGCTGCCGCAGGTCGCGGCCGACCTCGAGGTGTCGCCGGCGACCGCGGCGCTCACGGTCTCGGCGGCGACGCTCGGGCTCGCCGCCGCGGTGATCCCGTGGTCGCTCGTCGCCGACCGCGTCGGCCGGGTGCAGGCCATGGCGATCGGCGTGATCGCCGCGACCGTGTTCGGCCTGCTCGCCCCGCTGAGCTCGGCTCTCGAGATGCTGCTCCTGCTGAGGCTGCTGGAGGGCATCGCGCTGGGAGCCATCCCCGCGGTCGCTCTGGCGTTCCTGAGTGAGGAGGTCACGGCGCGCAGTGCGGCGGCCGCCGCCGGCAGCTATATCGCAGGAACGACCGTGGGCGGACTGGTGGGACGAGTGCTGTCGGGGATCGTCGGCGAGCCGGCGGGCTGGCGAGCGGGGCTGTGGACCGTCGCCGCCGTCTGCGTCCTCGCCGCCGTCCTGTTCCTCTGGCTCACCCCGAGAGCGCAGGGGTTCGTGCCCGGTCGGCTCCGGGCGGGAGGGGACGTCACAGGAGTCCTGGCTCGACTGGTGACGCCGCTGCGATCAGGGGCCCAGCTCGCGCTCTACGCCCAGGGCTTCCTGCTCATGGGCGCCTTCGTGGCGGTCTACAACTACCTCGGCTTCCACCTCGCTGCTCCGCCGTTCGCGCTGCCGGCGTGGCTCGTGACGTTGCTGTTCCTCGCCTATCTCGCCGGCACCGTCTCGTCGCCGTGGGCGGGCGCGCTGGCCTCGCGGATCGGGCGGTATCCGGTGCTGCTCGGCGCGACGGCGCTGATGACGGCCGGTGCTCTGACCATGCTGGCGGGGGTCGCCTGGGTCGTCCTGATCGGTCTCCTGCTGTTCACCGCCGGGTTCTTCGCCGCCCATGCCGTCGCGTCGGGCTGGGCACCTGTCGCGGCCGGTCCGGCGACGCGCGCGCAGGCCTCCTCGCTGTACTACTTCGGCTACTACGCGGGGTCGAGTCTGTTCGGCTGGGCGCTCGGCATCGTCTTCGGCTCGGCCGACTGGACGTGGTTCGTCGTCGCCGTCGTCGCGCTCTGCGCGGTCGCCGCCGGCCTCGCGTCCGCGGCACTGCGGGGGACACCGGGAGCACGGCCCTTCGCCGACCCCGCCTGA
- the uvrB gene encoding excinuclease ABC subunit UvrB → MQTTRSVRPFEVISEYAPAGDQPQAIAELASRINAGETDIVLLGATGTGKSATTAWLVEQVQRPTLVLAHNKTLAAQLANEFRELMPNNAVEYFVSYYDYYQPEAYVPQTDTFIEKDSSINAEVERLRHSTTNSLLSRRDVVVVSTVSCIYGLGAPEEYLRAMVALQVGERYDRDALIRQFIAMQYNRNDVDFSRGNFRVRGDTIEIIPVYEEHAIRIELFGDEIEALYSLHPLTGEVIEKLDSVPIFPASHYVAGTDVIQRSIGTIEHELEERLAEFERQGKLLEAQRLRMRTTFDLEMLQQLGFCSGIENYSRHMDGRMPGEPPHTLLDFFPDDFLLVIDESHVTVPQIGAMYEGDASRKRTLVDHGFRLPSAMDNRPLRWDEFKNRVGQTVYLSATPGKYEMGIADGVVEQIIRPTGLVDPHIVVKPSKGQIDDLLEEIRVRVERDERVLVTTLTKKMAEELTDFLGEHGVRVRYLHSDVDTLRRVELLSELRAGVYDVLVGINLLREGLDLPEVSLVAILDADKEGFLRSGTSLIQTIGRAARNVSGEVHMYADNMTDSMAKAIEETDRRRDKQIAYNKEHGIDPQPLRKRIADITEVLAREGADTADMLAGRGKASGKGKSPTPNLRRTGIAAEGAQQLEATIEDLSNQMLAAAAELKFELAGRLRDEVQDLKKELRAMERAGHA, encoded by the coding sequence ATGCAGACCACCCGCAGCGTCCGACCGTTCGAGGTCATCAGCGAGTACGCCCCGGCCGGCGACCAGCCCCAGGCGATCGCGGAGCTCGCCTCGCGCATCAACGCCGGCGAGACCGACATCGTGCTGCTCGGCGCCACCGGTACGGGCAAGTCGGCGACCACGGCCTGGCTCGTCGAGCAGGTACAGCGTCCGACGCTCGTCCTCGCCCACAACAAGACCCTCGCCGCACAGCTGGCGAACGAGTTCCGCGAACTCATGCCGAACAACGCGGTCGAGTACTTCGTCTCGTACTACGACTACTACCAACCGGAGGCGTACGTTCCGCAGACCGACACCTTCATCGAGAAGGACTCGTCGATCAACGCCGAGGTCGAGCGTCTGCGCCACTCGACGACCAACTCTCTGCTGAGCAGACGAGACGTCGTCGTTGTCTCGACCGTGTCGTGCATCTACGGACTCGGAGCGCCGGAGGAGTACCTGCGCGCCATGGTCGCGCTGCAGGTGGGGGAGCGGTACGACCGCGACGCCCTCATCAGGCAGTTCATCGCAATGCAGTACAACCGCAACGACGTCGACTTCTCGCGGGGCAACTTCCGCGTGCGCGGCGACACGATCGAGATCATCCCGGTGTACGAGGAGCATGCGATCCGCATCGAGCTCTTCGGCGACGAGATCGAAGCCCTCTACTCGCTGCACCCGCTGACCGGAGAGGTGATCGAGAAGCTCGACTCCGTACCGATCTTCCCTGCGTCCCACTACGTCGCAGGCACCGACGTGATCCAGCGCTCCATCGGCACGATCGAGCACGAGCTCGAAGAGCGTCTGGCCGAGTTCGAGCGCCAGGGCAAGCTCCTCGAAGCGCAGCGCCTGCGCATGCGCACCACATTCGACCTCGAGATGCTGCAGCAGCTCGGCTTCTGCTCCGGCATCGAGAACTACTCGCGGCACATGGACGGTCGGATGCCGGGCGAGCCCCCGCACACGCTGCTGGACTTCTTCCCCGACGACTTCCTGCTGGTGATCGACGAGTCGCACGTCACGGTTCCGCAGATCGGCGCGATGTACGAGGGCGACGCGTCCCGCAAGCGCACGCTCGTCGACCACGGGTTCCGGCTGCCCAGCGCGATGGACAACCGGCCGCTGCGCTGGGATGAGTTCAAGAACCGCGTCGGACAGACCGTGTACCTGTCCGCCACGCCGGGCAAGTACGAGATGGGTATCGCCGACGGGGTGGTGGAGCAGATCATCCGCCCGACCGGCCTCGTCGATCCGCATATCGTCGTCAAGCCGTCGAAGGGACAGATCGACGACCTGCTCGAAGAGATCCGGGTCCGTGTCGAACGTGACGAGCGCGTCCTCGTCACGACACTGACGAAGAAGATGGCGGAGGAACTCACCGACTTCCTCGGTGAGCACGGGGTGCGGGTTCGCTACCTGCACTCCGATGTCGACACCCTGCGCCGCGTGGAACTCCTCAGCGAGCTGCGGGCCGGCGTCTACGACGTGCTGGTCGGCATCAACCTCCTCCGAGAGGGACTCGACCTGCCGGAGGTGTCGCTGGTGGCGATCCTCGACGCCGACAAGGAGGGCTTCCTCCGCTCGGGCACGTCGCTCATCCAGACGATCGGTCGTGCCGCGCGAAACGTGTCTGGCGAGGTCCACATGTACGCCGACAACATGACGGACTCGATGGCCAAGGCCATCGAGGAAACCGATCGACGTCGCGACAAGCAGATCGCCTACAACAAGGAACACGGCATCGATCCGCAGCCGCTGCGCAAGCGCATCGCCGACATCACCGAGGTCCTGGCTCGAGAGGGCGCAGACACGGCCGACATGCTGGCCGGGCGCGGCAAGGCGTCGGGCAAGGGCAAGTCCCCGACGCCCAACCTGCGTCGTACGGGGATCGCGGCGGAGGGGGCTCAGCAGCTCGAGGCGACGATCGAGGATCTGTCGAACCAGATGCTCGCCGCCGCCGCCGAGCTCAAGTTCGAGCTCGCGGGTCGTCTGCGCGACGAGGTGCAGGACCTGAAGAAGGAACTGCGGGCCATGGAGCGTGCCGGGCACGCCTGA
- a CDS encoding TfoX/Sxy family protein has protein sequence MDAAGEELADRVRALLTLGGDVEEKRMFGTRAFLVDGHILVGARSAGVLLVRVHEETGAALVARPGVTTAVMGPRTMGTGWLDVAPEATADDEALAFWLDIAREDADRQE, from the coding sequence ATGGATGCTGCCGGAGAAGAGCTCGCGGACCGGGTGCGGGCGCTGCTGACGCTGGGCGGAGACGTCGAGGAGAAGCGGATGTTCGGCACCCGGGCTTTCCTCGTCGACGGCCACATCCTCGTCGGTGCGCGCTCGGCGGGAGTGCTTCTGGTCCGAGTGCACGAAGAGACCGGCGCGGCGCTGGTCGCGCGACCGGGTGTGACGACCGCGGTGATGGGTCCCCGCACGATGGGAACCGGCTGGCTCGACGTCGCACCCGAGGCGACCGCCGACGACGAGGCGCTCGCGTTCTGGCTGGACATCGCGCGGGAGGACGCCGACCGACAGGAGTGA
- a CDS encoding MarR family transcriptional regulator, producing the protein MATSDDLLRLENQLCFALVTAARNVVAIYRPILEPLGLTHPQYLVMLALWERAPRSLNDLASDLALEPASASPLVKRLETDGLIARLRSAEDERRLDITLTDAGRGLRERALDVPRQVMEAVGMDAAGIADLRDGLTPFAGRRVDV; encoded by the coding sequence ATGGCGACCTCCGACGACCTCCTGCGACTCGAGAACCAACTGTGCTTCGCCCTCGTCACCGCGGCGCGCAACGTCGTCGCGATCTATCGACCGATCCTCGAACCGCTTGGTCTCACTCACCCGCAGTACCTCGTGATGCTCGCACTGTGGGAGCGCGCTCCGCGGTCGCTGAACGACCTCGCGTCGGACCTCGCACTCGAGCCCGCGAGCGCATCGCCGCTCGTGAAGCGTCTCGAGACGGACGGTCTCATCGCGCGCCTCCGGAGTGCGGAGGACGAGCGTCGCCTCGACATCACGCTGACGGACGCGGGGAGGGGGCTCCGCGAGCGCGCCCTCGATGTGCCGCGCCAGGTGATGGAGGCGGTCGGGATGGATGCCGCGGGGATCGCCGATCTGCGCGACGGCCTCACGCCGTTCGCCGGGCGCCGGGTCGACGTCTGA
- a CDS encoding DUF4129 domain-containing protein produces the protein MSRAVREEAEATRQRRPLGRVLLGLVSIAGFFALLMFASALQGYPVFAPAQDSGAAVTVTPEPQPEVTQGPLPEIPPQEDSPVLTAIAIVVAVIIGAAILLMLFFGIRLLVRTLRGLWRDRPLARRVAAEVSVGGAETEAPSSEPEAEVVRRGVAQALRAIGDGAEPGDSIIAAWQGLEETAADAGVVRARSETAAEFTVRILAHRPSTSDEVATLLRLFEDVRFGGRVADEADRRTAIRCLRAIEEGWR, from the coding sequence ATGTCGCGCGCCGTCCGAGAAGAGGCTGAGGCCACGCGACAGCGCCGTCCGCTCGGCCGTGTCCTGCTCGGACTCGTCTCGATCGCCGGCTTCTTCGCGCTGCTGATGTTCGCTTCCGCGCTGCAGGGGTATCCGGTCTTCGCGCCTGCGCAGGATTCGGGCGCCGCCGTCACCGTCACACCCGAGCCGCAGCCCGAGGTGACGCAGGGACCGCTGCCTGAGATCCCGCCGCAGGAGGACTCGCCGGTTCTCACGGCCATCGCGATCGTGGTGGCGGTGATCATCGGGGCCGCGATCCTGCTCATGCTGTTCTTCGGCATCCGTCTTCTGGTCCGTACGCTGCGCGGACTGTGGCGTGACCGGCCCCTCGCACGCCGCGTCGCCGCTGAGGTCTCCGTGGGTGGTGCGGAGACCGAGGCGCCGTCGTCGGAGCCCGAGGCAGAGGTCGTGCGCCGCGGTGTCGCGCAGGCGCTGCGGGCGATCGGTGACGGAGCCGAGCCGGGCGACAGCATCATCGCGGCCTGGCAGGGGCTCGAAGAGACCGCGGCCGACGCGGGAGTCGTGCGAGCACGCAGCGAGACGGCCGCCGAGTTCACGGTGCGGATCCTCGCGCATCGTCCATCGACGTCGGACGAGGTCGCGACGCTGCTGCGCCTCTTCGAGGACGTCCGCTTCGGGGGTCGCGTGGCGGATGAAGCGGACCGGCGTACCGCGATCCGCTGCCTGCGGGCGATCGAGGAGGGGTGGCGGTGA
- a CDS encoding MoxR family ATPase yields MTDETATIAEAGQRILDGVRTAVVGMDEPLTIALATILAGGHVLFEDVPGLGKTLAARSLASALGLEFRRLQCTPDMLPGDVTGSYVYVPATGEFEFRPGPLFTGLLLADEINRTTPKTQSAMLEAMAEAQVTVEGNRFALPSPFHVIATSNPIEYEGTYALPEAQLDRFMVRLSVGYPAAEDESRIVLERMRRQTADAPVAPVIDAARLRGIQAAVERIHVDPDVVAYCVELTRATRRAANVAVGASPRGSQALVLLGRALAALDGRGYVRPDDIKRIAVPVLAHRLTLTPQAWAQGADPAAVVETAVAQTPVPPTVAPR; encoded by the coding sequence ATGACAGACGAGACCGCCACCATCGCCGAGGCCGGGCAGCGCATCCTCGACGGCGTCCGCACCGCCGTCGTGGGGATGGACGAACCGCTGACCATCGCACTGGCCACGATTCTCGCCGGCGGGCACGTGCTGTTCGAAGACGTCCCCGGCCTCGGCAAGACGCTGGCGGCGCGCAGCCTTGCCTCGGCGCTCGGGCTCGAGTTCCGGCGGCTGCAGTGCACGCCCGACATGCTCCCCGGGGACGTCACGGGGTCGTACGTGTACGTGCCTGCGACGGGTGAATTCGAGTTCCGCCCTGGCCCGCTGTTCACGGGCCTGCTGCTCGCCGACGAGATCAACCGGACGACGCCGAAGACGCAGTCGGCCATGCTCGAGGCGATGGCCGAGGCGCAGGTGACCGTGGAGGGGAACCGCTTCGCGCTGCCTTCGCCGTTCCACGTCATCGCGACCTCGAACCCCATCGAGTACGAGGGCACTTACGCGCTGCCCGAGGCGCAGCTCGACCGATTCATGGTGAGGCTCTCGGTCGGGTACCCCGCGGCCGAGGACGAGTCGCGGATCGTGCTCGAGCGGATGCGTCGACAGACCGCCGACGCCCCCGTCGCTCCGGTGATCGACGCGGCGCGTCTGCGCGGCATCCAGGCTGCCGTCGAGCGCATTCACGTCGACCCCGATGTCGTCGCGTACTGCGTCGAGCTGACGCGCGCGACAAGGCGAGCGGCCAACGTCGCGGTCGGCGCCTCGCCGCGCGGATCGCAGGCGCTCGTCCTGCTCGGCCGTGCGCTCGCCGCCCTCGACGGGCGCGGCTACGTCCGACCGGACGACATCAAGCGCATCGCGGTGCCCGTGCTCGCGCACCGGCTCACCCTGACGCCGCAGGCATGGGCACAGGGCGCCGACCCTGCGGCGGTCGTCGAGACGGCCGTCGCCCAGACGCCGGTGCCGCCGACGGTAGCCCCCCGATGA